From Candidatus Neomarinimicrobiota bacterium, the proteins below share one genomic window:
- a CDS encoding A24 family peptidase, protein MNIAWMGLLLSALGGLALGSFANVVIYRVPREKSIIKPRSTCVSCGYQIPWYDNIPILSYLILGGTCRHCKSAISLRYPLVEFLTAFLFVAVYWKFGPSIEAVWYMSLMFILIITAFVDLDHLIIPRSFITAGVIMAISGLIVFWDDRWISSLIGAAIISGFLFLAGILGKALFKKESMGSGDVLLGIVIGLFLGWKLSLMMLFLTFFSAAVILLILMALKRVRAGVQVPFGPFMAIGAILSLFFGHFLIELYMTYVWI, encoded by the coding sequence ATGAACATTGCCTGGATGGGACTGCTTTTATCCGCCCTGGGTGGACTGGCCCTGGGGAGTTTTGCCAATGTGGTGATTTACCGCGTACCCCGGGAGAAATCCATCATCAAACCCCGGTCCACCTGCGTTTCCTGCGGGTATCAAATACCCTGGTACGACAATATTCCCATCCTGAGCTACCTGATTCTGGGTGGCACATGCCGTCATTGCAAATCAGCCATCAGCCTGCGCTATCCCCTGGTGGAATTCCTCACCGCTTTTTTGTTCGTAGCCGTCTACTGGAAATTTGGCCCATCCATTGAAGCCGTCTGGTATATGTCCCTCATGTTCATCCTGATTATTACCGCTTTTGTGGATCTGGATCATCTTATCATCCCCCGGTCTTTTATTACCGCCGGTGTGATTATGGCCATTTCCGGACTGATTGTCTTCTGGGATGACCGGTGGATTTCATCCCTCATCGGGGCGGCGATTATCTCCGGCTTCCTTTTTCTGGCAGGAATCCTGGGGAAAGCCCTTTTTAAAAAAGAGAGCATGGGTTCCGGCGACGTGTTGCTGGGTATCGTGATTGGTCTCTTCCTGGGATGGAAGCTCTCCCTGATGATGCTTTTCCTGACCTTTTTCTCTGCCGCTGTGATTCTGCTGATCCTTATGGCTTTGAAACGGGTCCGGGCCGGTGTGCAGGTACCCTTTGGCCCCTTTATGGCTATCGGCGCCATTCTGTCCCTCTTTTTTGGACACTTTTTAATTGAATTATATATGACCTATGTTTGGATTTAA
- a CDS encoding type II secretion system F family protein, with product MPTFEYKILGKNGVPRTETGEGPGKNEMLSMLESQGYMVLSIKEVKDGAGGGTKGGTKFGEKVKPEDVSLFTDQLATMLKAGVPLVTSLEAIHSQVSNEKFKGILYEIIGDVNSGYSLSVAMQKHPKVFDNLYVNMIHAGEEAGVMDTVLNRLSNLIESDIKVKQEVKSAMRYPMIVLVVLILAFVGAMVFIIPAFMGMFNQMGAELPLPTRIMIATSDFMRNYWWLLGAIVAGIIFGFKRYINTESGRLWWDGFKMKAPVFGDLISKSSLSRFAHMLRTLSQSGIQIVDAMKVVAETTGNAALTRDILEARKDVIRGNAIAESLRKSKFFSKLVIQMIDIGEQSGSLEEMMGSIAKQYDRDVDYSIKKLSSLIEPIMVMIITGFLLIFALGIFLPMWNMSSIM from the coding sequence ATGCCAACCTTTGAATACAAAATTTTGGGAAAAAACGGGGTACCCCGCACCGAAACGGGGGAGGGACCGGGTAAGAACGAGATGCTCTCCATGCTGGAAAGCCAGGGATACATGGTGTTATCCATCAAGGAAGTGAAAGACGGTGCCGGCGGGGGAACCAAAGGCGGGACAAAATTCGGTGAAAAGGTGAAACCGGAAGATGTGAGTCTTTTTACCGATCAGCTGGCCACCATGCTCAAGGCCGGTGTCCCTCTGGTGACCAGTCTGGAAGCCATCCATTCCCAGGTCTCCAACGAAAAATTCAAAGGCATCTTATATGAAATTATCGGGGATGTGAATTCAGGGTACTCCCTTTCTGTGGCCATGCAGAAACACCCCAAGGTTTTTGACAACCTGTATGTCAACATGATCCATGCCGGAGAAGAGGCAGGGGTAATGGACACGGTTTTGAACCGGCTGAGCAATTTGATAGAATCCGATATCAAAGTTAAGCAGGAAGTCAAATCGGCCATGCGCTATCCCATGATCGTCCTTGTAGTGCTCATCCTGGCCTTTGTCGGAGCCATGGTCTTTATCATCCCGGCTTTCATGGGCATGTTCAATCAGATGGGCGCCGAATTGCCCTTACCCACCCGGATCATGATCGCCACCTCTGATTTCATGAGGAATTACTGGTGGTTGCTGGGGGCCATCGTGGCAGGGATCATCTTTGGATTCAAACGATATATCAACACGGAAAGCGGCCGTTTATGGTGGGATGGATTTAAAATGAAAGCGCCGGTCTTTGGGGATTTGATCTCCAAATCGTCTTTATCCCGTTTTGCCCACATGTTGCGGACCCTGAGCCAGAGCGGGATACAAATAGTAGATGCCATGAAAGTTGTGGCGGAAACCACGGGAAACGCGGCCTTAACCCGGGACATCCTGGAAGCCCGGAAAGACGTGATCCGGGGAAATGCCATTGCCGAATCACTGAGAAAGAGCAAGTTTTTTTCCAAGCTGGTCATCCAGATGATTGACATTGGTGAACAGAGCGGGAGCCTGGAAGAGATGATGGGCAGCATTGCCAAGCAGTACGACCGGGACGTGGATTATTCCATTAAAAAACTCTCCAGCCTCATCGAGCCCATCATGGTCATGATCATCACCGGCTTTCTCCTTATCTTCGCCCTGGGTATTTTCTTGCCCATGTGGAACATGTCTTCCATCATGTAA
- a CDS encoding GxxExxY protein, with the protein MTENEIGTLAIASAIAVHRELGPGLLESVYQKALLYELIQQGLSVKAQVNIPVKYKREIMDIGFRADILIENKVLLELKSVEKIQDVHKKQVQTYLKLTRLKLGYIFNFNTPLLKNGIVRCVNGLDD; encoded by the coding sequence ATGACGGAAAATGAGATCGGGACACTTGCCATTGCTTCTGCGATTGCGGTTCACCGGGAATTGGGCCCCGGTTTGCTGGAATCTGTGTATCAGAAAGCTCTGCTCTATGAGTTGATTCAACAGGGTCTTTCTGTAAAAGCACAGGTCAATATCCCGGTAAAATATAAACGTGAAATTATGGATATTGGATTCCGGGCGGATATTTTAATTGAAAATAAAGTCCTCCTGGAACTTAAATCCGTTGAAAAAATTCAGGATGTCCACAAAAAACAAGTACAAACATACCTTAAACTGACCCGTTTGAAATTAGGATATATTTTTAATTTCAATACACCTTTGTTGAAAAACGGCATTGTCCGATGCGTCAACGGTCTGGATGATTAA
- the mutS gene encoding DNA mismatch repair protein MutS, translated as MSDKEKLTPLMRQYKAVKAKHTDKVVLFRMGDFYETFENDAKIASRVLGITLTKRSNGKAADTPLAGFPHHALDAYLHKLLKAGLKVAICEQLEDPKLAKGLVKRDITEIVTPGTAVNDKFLQSGENNFLGALWLGDHSGVLALSDISTGDFFFLKDSKKKIRDYFNARPPSELLYSDEQQEIIKSFIPHYGGLKTPLPDWIFDTVYGREQINGHFRTHSLKGLSLEEGSVEIRVIGAVLHYIKENFQRQLAHITSVRRIHLNEYMGLDQYTIRNLEVFRRLSGETGEGTLIHVLDQTSTSMGARLLRNWLLQPLQDIKAIERRLNYVSLFLDQPKLLEDIQTILREIPDMERLTARLSSGKINPREIVQYGKGMVHCLALGQLMQNHLDFSLSNPGDLQAVAEKIRDAFEENPPVQISDGYVFKNSWHEDLKSLRDIAYHGKDFLLNLQNTERERLGIPSLKVSYNRVFGYYIEITKAHTGKVPGDYIRKQTLVNSERYITPELKEYEEKILTAEEKLLELESRLFKEFTDELTQSIELIQTNARIVAELDVLACFAELATRHQWVRPEVTEETSLEIKGGTHPVVQSLLPPGESFIPNDVYTDTESDQILIITGPNMAGKSTYLRQIGLIVLMAHIGSYVPAVSARIGRVDKIFTRVGASDNLAFGESTFLTEMIETANILNTATKRSLILLDEIGRGTSTYDGLSIAWAVVEYLHNSSDVAARTLFATHYHELTELEQILERLKNYNVAVREYGDQVVFLRKIIPGGADKSYGIHVAQMAGIPLEVVNRAKDILHGLSGSDHILPDGQKMVKPSIKGTEQAVQLSIFEAEEHEVLKEVKTIKIEEMTPLEALQKLNELKKKL; from the coding sequence ATGTCGGATAAGGAAAAACTCACACCCCTGATGCGCCAGTATAAAGCCGTGAAGGCCAAACACACGGATAAGGTGGTGCTTTTTCGCATGGGGGATTTTTATGAGACCTTTGAGAACGATGCCAAAATCGCCAGCCGGGTTTTGGGAATTACACTCACCAAACGGAGCAACGGAAAAGCAGCAGATACGCCCCTGGCCGGTTTTCCACACCATGCCCTGGACGCCTATCTCCATAAATTACTGAAAGCCGGACTTAAGGTGGCCATCTGCGAACAACTGGAAGATCCGAAACTGGCCAAAGGACTGGTAAAACGGGATATTACGGAGATTGTAACACCGGGTACGGCGGTAAATGATAAGTTTCTCCAGAGTGGTGAAAATAATTTCCTGGGCGCCTTGTGGCTGGGGGATCACAGCGGTGTTTTGGCCTTGTCCGATATTTCCACCGGGGATTTCTTTTTCCTGAAGGATTCCAAAAAGAAAATCCGGGACTATTTTAATGCCCGTCCACCGTCAGAACTCCTTTACAGTGATGAGCAGCAGGAGATAATTAAATCCTTTATTCCCCATTATGGTGGACTCAAAACACCTCTTCCGGACTGGATTTTCGATACGGTATACGGCCGGGAACAGATCAACGGCCATTTTCGCACCCATTCCCTGAAGGGACTCAGCCTGGAGGAGGGAAGTGTTGAAATCCGGGTTATCGGAGCGGTCCTCCATTATATCAAAGAGAATTTTCAGCGTCAACTGGCTCACATTACATCGGTCCGGCGGATCCACCTGAATGAGTATATGGGACTGGATCAGTATACCATCCGGAATCTGGAGGTTTTCAGACGCCTGTCCGGTGAAACGGGAGAGGGGACCCTGATTCATGTCCTGGATCAGACCAGCACATCTATGGGAGCCCGTCTGTTAAGAAACTGGTTGTTACAACCTCTGCAGGATATTAAGGCCATTGAACGGCGCCTGAATTATGTCTCCCTCTTTCTGGATCAGCCCAAGCTTCTGGAGGATATTCAGACCATCCTCCGGGAAATACCCGATATGGAGCGGTTAACTGCCCGATTAAGTTCAGGTAAAATCAATCCCCGGGAGATAGTCCAGTATGGAAAAGGGATGGTACACTGTCTGGCTCTGGGTCAACTGATGCAAAACCATTTGGATTTTTCCCTGAGTAATCCCGGAGATTTACAGGCCGTAGCAGAAAAAATCCGGGATGCCTTTGAAGAAAATCCACCGGTGCAGATTTCCGACGGTTATGTGTTTAAAAACTCCTGGCATGAGGATTTGAAATCTCTCCGGGACATCGCTTATCACGGGAAGGATTTCCTCCTGAATCTTCAGAATACGGAACGGGAGCGCCTGGGGATACCCAGTCTGAAAGTAAGTTATAACCGGGTTTTCGGATACTATATCGAAATTACCAAAGCCCATACCGGAAAGGTCCCCGGGGATTATATCCGAAAGCAGACCCTGGTCAATTCGGAACGGTATATTACCCCGGAATTGAAAGAATACGAGGAGAAAATTCTCACAGCAGAGGAAAAACTCCTGGAATTGGAATCCCGCCTGTTCAAAGAATTCACCGATGAGCTGACTCAATCCATCGAATTAATACAGACCAATGCCCGGATTGTGGCAGAGCTGGATGTGCTGGCTTGTTTTGCCGAACTGGCAACCCGTCACCAATGGGTCCGTCCTGAAGTGACCGAAGAGACATCCCTTGAGATTAAAGGGGGCACACATCCGGTGGTACAATCTTTGCTCCCGCCGGGAGAATCATTTATCCCCAATGATGTATACACGGACACGGAAAGCGATCAAATCCTCATTATTACTGGTCCCAATATGGCCGGTAAATCCACCTATCTCCGGCAAATCGGTTTGATCGTCCTCATGGCCCATATCGGATCCTATGTACCTGCCGTCAGTGCCCGTATCGGCCGGGTGGATAAAATCTTTACCCGGGTGGGTGCCAGTGATAACCTGGCTTTTGGCGAAAGCACCTTCCTCACGGAAATGATCGAAACGGCCAATATCCTCAATACGGCGACAAAACGGAGTCTTATCCTTCTGGATGAAATCGGCCGGGGGACCAGCACGTATGACGGCCTGTCCATCGCCTGGGCGGTGGTGGAATATCTCCATAATTCTTCAGATGTGGCGGCCCGTACCCTTTTTGCAACGCATTATCATGAATTAACAGAGTTGGAACAAATTCTGGAGCGGCTGAAAAATTACAATGTGGCGGTCCGGGAATACGGGGATCAGGTGGTCTTCCTCCGGAAAATTATCCCTGGTGGTGCCGATAAATCCTACGGGATTCATGTAGCCCAGATGGCAGGAATTCCCCTTGAGGTGGTGAACCGGGCGAAAGATATACTCCATGGGCTATCAGGAAGTGACCATATACTCCCGGATGGTCAGAAAATGGTGAAACCCTCCATCAAAGGCACAGAACAGGCTGTTCAACTCAGTATTTTCGAAGCAGAGGAACATGAGGTCCTTAAAGAAGTTAAAACCATCAAAATTGAAGAAATGACACCCCTGGAAGCACTGCAAAAACTCAATGAACTCAAGAAAAAACTCTAA
- a CDS encoding four helix bundle protein: MAKSIIAEKTLDFSVNVVRASQFLNQEKHEYDISRQLKRAGTSIGANVSEALNASSRKDFIHKMTLALKEANEAFYWIQILKRTDYNHEIISNLEYPCHEIIKILRSIILTSKNRLNHSTLKDSQ; encoded by the coding sequence ATGGCTAAAAGTATCATTGCAGAAAAAACCCTGGATTTCTCGGTGAATGTTGTCAGGGCATCCCAATTTTTAAATCAGGAAAAACATGAATACGATATATCCCGTCAGCTTAAAAGAGCCGGAACATCTATTGGAGCCAATGTATCAGAGGCTCTGAATGCTTCATCCCGGAAAGACTTTATTCATAAAATGACTCTTGCTTTGAAAGAAGCCAATGAAGCCTTCTATTGGATTCAAATATTAAAACGGACAGATTACAATCATGAAATCATATCAAACCTGGAATATCCCTGTCATGAAATTATAAAAATCTTAAGATCCATCATTCTCACATCAAAAAACCGCCTCAATCATTCCACCCTAAAAGATAGTCAATAA
- a CDS encoding TonB-dependent receptor, with product MKKFIPLLILAVSLYGQSTVIRGRVFQAVSNEPIAFANVVVLDTDYGAATDLDGNFVIYGLEPGFYRLMASFIGFKTTYSEEFQVNFARPAYIELPMEIQALEFEQIQVRPSVFPKTEEAPLSLRTIGVGDIENNPGANRDLSKIIQSFPGVASTAAFRNDVIVRGGGPNESRFYLDGVEIPNLNHFATQGASGGPVGIINPDFIQSVDYYAGAFPTNRGNALSGVFNFSQKEGNREKLTGRAVVGASDLALTLDGPLNEKTSFIFSARRSYLEFLFGIIGLPFLPTYNDFQFKTKINFDAKNSLTIIGLGAIDQFELNLDIENPDEEQQYILNNIPVNEQWNYTLGAVYTHFHKNNSFSNWVFSRNMLRNTSYKYLNNDESLPSNKILDYSSDESENKFRYERITRRNGQRFTWGGNLELARYDNETYRKDFLNNQLFELSYNTEVYLWIYGVFGQYSRNFFNERLTASIGLRMDGNNYSSAMSNPLEQFSPRLSLSYSLSDRLNLNFNTGRYYQRPPYTSFGYKDNTGTLVNQETGMSYITSDHLIGGIEYRLNPQSQFTVESFYKTYNNYPVSIRDSISLANKGADFGVIGDEAVRSDGEGRAYGAEFLFRYKPDNSLNINISYTLVRSEFVNQFDEYTPSAWDSKHLLNMTVIRSFGNGWQIGGKWRYVGGLPTTPYDLEKSAIVTAWQTREQPFLDYSRFNQARLKPFHQLDLRVDKRIYLRNWTLMLYLDIQNVYNYQAQLSDIVLPETDDNGNRIIVTGEDGIDRYQLKTIENTTGTVLPSIGIMIDFVEWRVESDEW from the coding sequence ATGAAAAAATTTATACCACTCCTGATCCTGGCCGTTTCCCTGTATGGACAATCAACCGTGATCCGTGGACGGGTATTTCAGGCCGTGAGCAACGAACCGATTGCCTTCGCCAATGTGGTAGTTCTGGATACAGATTATGGTGCGGCCACAGATTTAGATGGGAATTTTGTCATTTATGGTCTTGAACCGGGCTTTTATCGACTTATGGCTTCTTTTATCGGCTTTAAAACCACCTATTCGGAAGAATTCCAGGTGAATTTCGCCCGTCCGGCATATATTGAACTCCCCATGGAAATTCAGGCTCTGGAATTTGAACAGATTCAGGTCCGTCCCAGTGTGTTTCCCAAGACGGAAGAAGCTCCCCTATCACTACGGACCATTGGCGTTGGTGATATCGAGAACAATCCCGGGGCAAACCGTGATCTGTCCAAAATCATACAGTCATTCCCGGGTGTTGCATCCACGGCAGCCTTCCGGAATGATGTAATCGTCCGGGGCGGGGGACCCAATGAGAGCCGTTTTTATCTGGACGGTGTGGAAATTCCCAATCTGAACCATTTTGCCACACAGGGAGCTTCGGGCGGACCGGTTGGGATCATCAATCCGGACTTTATTCAGTCTGTGGACTATTACGCCGGTGCTTTTCCCACCAACCGGGGTAATGCCCTGAGCGGGGTATTCAATTTCAGTCAAAAAGAGGGCAACCGGGAAAAACTCACCGGCAGGGCTGTCGTGGGAGCTTCGGACCTGGCCCTGACCCTGGACGGACCTCTCAACGAAAAGACATCCTTCATCTTTTCCGCCCGACGCTCTTACCTTGAATTTCTCTTTGGTATCATCGGACTCCCCTTCCTCCCTACCTATAACGATTTCCAGTTCAAAACCAAAATAAACTTTGATGCCAAAAACTCTTTGACAATCATCGGCCTTGGGGCAATCGACCAGTTTGAACTGAATCTGGACATTGAAAATCCCGATGAAGAACAACAGTACATTTTGAACAATATTCCGGTAAATGAGCAATGGAATTATACCCTGGGAGCCGTTTATACCCATTTCCATAAAAACAATTCCTTCAGCAATTGGGTATTCAGCCGGAATATGCTCCGGAATACTTCCTACAAATACCTGAACAACGATGAATCCCTTCCATCCAATAAAATCCTGGATTACAGCTCGGATGAAAGTGAAAACAAATTTCGCTATGAACGGATTACCCGACGGAATGGGCAGCGCTTTACCTGGGGAGGAAATCTGGAACTTGCCCGGTATGATAACGAGACGTACCGGAAAGATTTTCTCAATAACCAGCTTTTTGAACTGAGCTACAATACAGAGGTGTATCTGTGGATATATGGTGTATTCGGCCAGTACAGCCGGAATTTTTTCAATGAAAGACTGACGGCATCCATAGGTCTGCGCATGGATGGAAATAACTATTCATCGGCCATGTCCAATCCTTTGGAACAGTTTTCACCGCGCCTTTCCCTCTCCTATTCCCTGTCCGACCGCCTGAATCTGAATTTCAACACAGGTCGATATTATCAGCGCCCACCCTATACGTCTTTTGGATATAAGGACAATACAGGTACTTTGGTAAATCAGGAAACGGGAATGAGTTACATCACGTCCGACCATCTGATCGGGGGTATTGAATACCGCCTGAACCCACAATCCCAGTTTACTGTTGAGTCTTTCTATAAAACATACAACAATTATCCTGTTTCCATCCGGGATTCCATCAGTCTGGCCAATAAAGGGGCGGATTTTGGGGTGATCGGCGATGAGGCCGTCCGCTCGGATGGCGAAGGCCGCGCTTACGGGGCAGAATTCCTCTTTCGATACAAACCGGATAATTCACTGAATATCAATATCTCCTATACACTGGTCCGGAGTGAATTTGTGAATCAGTTTGATGAATACACACCTTCCGCCTGGGACAGCAAACATTTGTTGAATATGACAGTCATCCGTTCATTTGGTAATGGCTGGCAGATCGGCGGGAAATGGCGATATGTGGGCGGACTCCCGACAACTCCCTATGATCTGGAAAAATCGGCCATCGTCACTGCCTGGCAGACCCGGGAACAGCCTTTTCTGGATTACTCACGCTTTAACCAGGCACGATTAAAACCCTTCCATCAACTGGATTTGCGGGTGGATAAACGGATTTACCTGCGCAACTGGACCCTTATGCTCTATCTGGATATCCAAAATGTTTATAATTACCAGGCTCAACTGTCAGATATCGTCCTCCCCGAAACTGATGATAATGGCAACCGCATCATCGTCACAGGAGAAGATGGCATAGACCGGTATCAGTTGAAAACAATTGAAAACACAACGGGGACGGTTTTGCCGTCTATTGGAATTATGATTGACTTTGTAGAGTGGAGAGTGGAGAGTGATGAGTGGTAG
- the thrS gene encoding threonine--tRNA ligase, whose amino-acid sequence MTDTIKITLPDGSVQEFPIGSTPYDVALSISEGLARNCLAAKVNGKLIDLKRPLLNDSEILLITYKSPEAHEILLHSTAHIMAQAVQRLFKDVKVTIGPAIENRFYYDFDAPDPFTEEDLDKIEKEMEKIISEDLPVTRREVTRDEAIRFFENLGETYKVEIIREIPEDEILSIYTQGEFSDLCRGPHIPSTGKVPAFKLLSVAGAYWRGDERNKMLSRIYGTAFPDKKGLKNYLNFLEEAKKRDHRKLGRELDLFDFSDRVGQGLTLWFPKGATLRKIIEDFWHVEHRKAGYELVQTPHIGKAELWETSGHLGFYKDSMYSPMEVEGQDYYIKPMNCPFHIMIFKRRQHSYRDLPVRYAELGTVYRYEMSGVLHGLMRVRGFTQDDAHIICTPDQLNEEVEKLIQFSFDYLKTFGFTEFEVYLSTRPEGKSVGDPADWEQAQASLRASLEKKGVDFEVDEGGGAFYGPKIDIKIKDAIGRLWQCTTIQFDFNEPERFDMEYTGTDGNKHRPFMIHRAIMGSLERFIGILIEDTAGHFPMWLAPVQVKLLPIADRHLEYVREIADSLFQKGIRVEIDDRQEKIGAKIRDAELNKIPFMCIIGDKEVEDRLVSVRQHRKGDQGSLRFDEFINWMQEASRPEYTE is encoded by the coding sequence ATGACAGACACAATAAAGATTACCCTTCCTGACGGTAGTGTTCAGGAGTTTCCCATAGGATCGACCCCTTACGATGTGGCTTTATCAATCAGTGAAGGACTCGCAAGGAACTGTCTTGCCGCAAAAGTAAACGGTAAGCTGATTGATTTGAAACGTCCCTTGCTAAATGATTCGGAAATTCTGCTGATTACCTATAAATCCCCTGAAGCCCATGAAATACTTCTCCACAGTACAGCCCACATTATGGCTCAGGCGGTTCAGCGGCTTTTTAAGGATGTGAAAGTGACCATCGGTCCGGCCATCGAAAACCGGTTTTATTACGATTTTGATGCCCCGGACCCTTTTACCGAAGAGGATCTGGATAAGATTGAAAAGGAAATGGAAAAAATCATTTCCGAAGATCTTCCGGTCACCCGCCGGGAAGTGACCCGTGATGAAGCGATCCGTTTCTTTGAAAACCTGGGTGAGACCTACAAAGTGGAGATTATTCGTGAAATCCCGGAAGATGAGATTTTATCCATCTATACACAGGGAGAATTTTCTGATCTTTGCCGCGGTCCCCATATTCCCTCAACCGGCAAAGTCCCGGCCTTTAAACTCTTAAGTGTGGCCGGCGCCTATTGGCGCGGTGATGAACGGAATAAAATGCTGTCCCGGATTTATGGAACGGCTTTTCCTGACAAAAAGGGACTCAAGAATTATCTGAATTTCCTGGAGGAAGCCAAAAAGCGGGATCACCGGAAACTGGGACGGGAACTGGATCTTTTTGATTTTTCCGACCGGGTAGGCCAGGGACTCACTTTATGGTTCCCAAAAGGGGCAACGCTCCGAAAAATTATTGAAGATTTCTGGCATGTGGAACACCGGAAAGCCGGTTATGAACTGGTCCAGACTCCCCATATTGGTAAGGCGGAACTTTGGGAAACGTCCGGACATCTGGGTTTCTATAAAGATTCCATGTATAGTCCCATGGAGGTTGAAGGCCAGGATTACTACATCAAACCCATGAACTGTCCCTTTCATATTATGATTTTCAAACGCCGGCAACATTCATACCGGGATTTGCCTGTCCGCTATGCTGAACTGGGAACGGTGTATCGTTATGAAATGTCCGGGGTTTTACATGGACTCATGCGGGTCCGGGGATTTACTCAGGATGATGCCCATATCATCTGTACACCGGATCAGTTAAATGAAGAAGTGGAAAAACTCATCCAGTTCTCTTTTGATTATTTGAAAACCTTTGGATTTACCGAATTTGAAGTCTACCTATCTACACGCCCTGAAGGAAAATCTGTCGGTGATCCGGCGGATTGGGAACAAGCCCAGGCATCCCTGAGGGCATCTCTGGAAAAGAAAGGGGTTGATTTTGAAGTAGATGAGGGAGGCGGTGCCTTTTATGGACCTAAAATTGATATAAAAATCAAAGATGCCATCGGCCGCTTATGGCAATGCACCACCATCCAGTTTGATTTCAACGAGCCGGAACGCTTTGATATGGAATACACCGGCACGGACGGGAACAAACACCGGCCTTTTATGATCCACCGGGCTATCATGGGTTCTCTGGAACGCTTTATCGGGATTCTTATTGAAGATACAGCCGGACATTTCCCCATGTGGCTGGCTCCGGTCCAGGTGAAACTTTTGCCGATTGCCGATCGTCACCTGGAATATGTCCGTGAAATCGCCGATTCTCTCTTTCAAAAGGGAATCCGGGTGGAAATAGATGACCGTCAGGAGAAAATAGGTGCAAAAATACGCGATGCGGAATTGAATAAAATCCCATTTATGTGTATAATTGGAGATAAAGAAGTGGAAGATCGCCTGGTCAGTGTCCGGCAACACCGGAAAGGGGACCAGGGTTCACTTCGTTTCGATGAGTTTATTAATTGGATGCAGGAAGCATCAAGACCTGAATATACGGAATAG
- the rpmI gene encoding 50S ribosomal protein L35, with protein sequence MPKMKTNRGAAKRFKVTGTGKIKRVKAYGSHLLTSKTTKRKRSLRKPTVVSNAERRRVKRMLGI encoded by the coding sequence ATGCCCAAAATGAAGACAAATCGCGGTGCCGCCAAACGCTTTAAAGTGACGGGCACCGGGAAAATCAAACGCGTGAAAGCTTACGGCAGTCACCTGCTCACATCCAAGACCACGAAGCGTAAACGCTCATTAAGAAAACCCACCGTGGTTTCAAATGCTGAAAGACGGCGGGTAAAACGGATGCTGGGAATTTAA
- the rplT gene encoding 50S ribosomal protein L20: protein MPRANSSVPRHRRHKKILKMAKGYWGARSRLYRTAKEAVERGWLYAYRDRRRKKRDFRRLWITRINAAVRQYDMSYSVFIHKLQENNIKLNRKQLSEMAIREPQSFKKLVESLK, encoded by the coding sequence ATGCCAAGAGCAAATAGTTCTGTACCAAGACATCGTCGCCATAAAAAAATACTGAAAATGGCAAAAGGCTACTGGGGTGCCAGAAGCAGACTTTATAGAACCGCAAAAGAAGCTGTCGAACGGGGTTGGCTGTATGCCTATCGCGATCGCAGGCGTAAGAAACGGGATTTTCGCCGTTTGTGGATTACCCGTATCAATGCCGCCGTCCGCCAGTACGATATGTCCTACTCTGTGTTTATTCACAAACTGCAGGAAAACAACATCAAACTCAACCGGAAACAACTGAGCGAAATGGCAATACGTGAACCTCAGAGTTTCAAGAAGCTGGTGGAATCACTCAAGTAG